In Arachis stenosperma cultivar V10309 chromosome 1, arast.V10309.gnm1.PFL2, whole genome shotgun sequence, one DNA window encodes the following:
- the LOC130939072 gene encoding uncharacterized protein LOC130939072 encodes MVGGGIRRDEAPVINSTNVFAALGSLKKKKKKPEKDQQGSSKGRGAAAEAESEKKEVFWAPAPLTAKSWADVDDEDDDDYYATTAPPQAVWASSTAAPSASVTEAEAAGEESESEIEGLDDVEDEAEDEHENSSEVHVEAEPVLKRPPEPSPATKETERQLSKKELKKKELEELEAVLVELGLQKEPSGQDDSHGAEKKEDDRNGEVEKKENAAGESKSAKKKKKKDKSSKEQKEPQDQPDGVDVNNATSETAGSEKADDASSTDVKERLKKVASMKKKKSSKEMDAAARAAASEAAARSARLAAAKKKEKAHYNQQPVR; translated from the exons ATGGTGGGTGGAGGTATCAGGAGAGACGAGGCGCCGGTCATAAACAGTACCAACGTGTTCGCCGCCCTCGGAAGcctcaagaagaagaagaagaagcctGAGAAGGACCAACAGGGTTCTTCCAAGGGAAGAGGCGCCGCGGCGGAGGCGGAATCCGAGAAGAAGGAGGTTTTCTGGGCTCCGGCTCCTCTCACCGCCAAGTCTTGGGCTGATGTTGATGACGAAGACGATGACGATTACTATGCAACCACTGCACCTCCTCAGGCCGTTTGGGCTTCATCCACTGCTGCTCCCTCAGCTTCGGTGACTGAGGCCGAGGCCGCCGGAGAG GAAAGTGAGAGTGAGATAGAAGGTCTTGATGATGTTGAAGATGAAGCTGAGGATGAACATGAAAATAGCTCAGAAGTGCATGTAGAAGCTGAGCCTGTTCTTAAAAGACCTCCTGAACCTTCGCCAGCTACCAAAGAAACTGAAAGGCAACTTTCAAAGAAGGAATTGAAGAAAAAAGAGCTTGAAGAGCTTGAAGCTGTTTTGGTTGAGCTAGGATTACAAAAAGAACCCAGTGGTCAGGATGACTCCCATG GTGCTGAGAAGAAGGAAGATGATCGCAATGGAGAGgtggagaagaaggagaatgcTGCTGGGGAAAGCAAAAGtgcaaaaaagaagaaaaagaaggataaaTCTTCAAAGGAACAGAAAGAACCACAAGACCAGCCTGATGGCGTGGATGTCAATAATGCAACTTCTGAGACTGCAGGATCTGAGAAGGCCGATGATGCATCGTCAACTGATGTCAAAGAGCGGCTTAAGAAAGTTGCCTctatgaagaagaaaaagtcaaGCAAGGAGATGGATGCGGCTGCACGCGCAGCTGCTAGTGAGGCTGCTGCACGGAGTGCAAGGCTTGCCGCagccaagaaaaaagaaaaggcaCACTACAATCAGCAGCCGGTTCGGTAA
- the LOC130961596 gene encoding uncharacterized protein LOC130961596 isoform X2, which translates to MVGGGSRREEAPVINSSNVFAALGSLKKKKKKPEKEQGSSKGRASSSSSTAASSTAKQQEKKEVFWAPAPLTSKSWADVDDEDDDDYYATTAPPQSVWGAPVAAAAESEPPAEESDSEIEGLDDAEDDAEDEHENDLEVPVEPEPVVKKPREPSLSTKETEKQLSKKELKKKELEELEAVLAELGLQKEPGSQADSHGVEKVEDRNGELEKKENATGESKNAKKKKKKDKSSKEQKESQDQPDSVADGKTTTEIAGTGKAEDAPVTDVKERLKKVASVKKKKSSKEMDAGARAAASEAAARSARLAAAKKKDKATHYNQQPVR; encoded by the exons ATGGTGGGAGGAGGGAGTAGGAGGGAGGAGGCGCCGGTCATAAACAGCTCCAACGTGTTCGCAGCGCTCGGAAGcctcaagaagaagaagaagaagcctGAGAAGGAACAGGGTTCATCCAAGGGGAGAGCCTCCTCGTCCTCTTCCACCGCCGCTTCCTCCACCGCAAAACAGCAGGAGAAAAAGGAGGTTTTCTGGGCCCCGGCGCCACTCACGTCGAAGTCATGGGCTGACGTTGACGACGAGGATGATGACGACTACTACGCCACCACCGCTCCACCTCAATCCGTTTGGGGCGCCCctgttgctgctgctgctgaATCCGAGCCCCCTGCTGAG GAAAGCGATAGTGAGATAGAAGGCCTTGATGATGCTGAAGATGATGCTGAGGATGAACATGAAAATGATTTAGAAGTGCCAGTAGAACCTGAACCTGTTGTTAAGAAGCCTCGTGAACCCTCATTGTCTACCAAGGAAACTGAAAAGCAACTTTCGAAGAAGGAATTGAAGAAAAAAGAGCTTGAGGAGCTTGAAGCTGTTTTAGCAGAGCTAGGATTGCAAAAAGAACCCGGAAGCCAGGCTGACTCCCATG GTGTTGAGAAGGTAGAGGATCGCAATGGTGAGTTAGAAAAGAAGGAGAATGCCACCGGTGAAAGCAAAAatgcaaagaagaagaagaagaaggacaaatcttctaaggagcaGAAAGAATCGCAAGACCAGCCTGATTCTGTGGCTGATGGAAAGACAACTACTGAAATTGCTGGAACGGGGAAGGCAGAGGATGCACCTGTAACCGACGTGAAAGAGCGACTTAAGAAAGTTGCTTCtgtgaagaagaaaaaatcaaGTAAGGAGATGGATGCTGGTGCAAGGGCTGCTGCTAGTGAGGCTGCTGCTAGGAGTGCAAGGCTTGCCGCCGCAAAGAAAAAAGATAAGGCGACTCACTACAATCAGCAGCCTGTGCGGTAA
- the LOC130961596 gene encoding uncharacterized protein LOC130961596 isoform X1 encodes MVGGGSRREEAPVINSSNVFAALGSLKKKKKKPEKEQGSSKGRASSSSSTAASSTAKQQEKKEVFWAPAPLTSKSWADVDDEDDDDYYATTAPPQSVWGAPVAAAAESEPPAEQESDSEIEGLDDAEDDAEDEHENDLEVPVEPEPVVKKPREPSLSTKETEKQLSKKELKKKELEELEAVLAELGLQKEPGSQADSHGVEKVEDRNGELEKKENATGESKNAKKKKKKDKSSKEQKESQDQPDSVADGKTTTEIAGTGKAEDAPVTDVKERLKKVASVKKKKSSKEMDAGARAAASEAAARSARLAAAKKKDKATHYNQQPVR; translated from the exons ATGGTGGGAGGAGGGAGTAGGAGGGAGGAGGCGCCGGTCATAAACAGCTCCAACGTGTTCGCAGCGCTCGGAAGcctcaagaagaagaagaagaagcctGAGAAGGAACAGGGTTCATCCAAGGGGAGAGCCTCCTCGTCCTCTTCCACCGCCGCTTCCTCCACCGCAAAACAGCAGGAGAAAAAGGAGGTTTTCTGGGCCCCGGCGCCACTCACGTCGAAGTCATGGGCTGACGTTGACGACGAGGATGATGACGACTACTACGCCACCACCGCTCCACCTCAATCCGTTTGGGGCGCCCctgttgctgctgctgctgaATCCGAGCCCCCTGCTGAG CAGGAAAGCGATAGTGAGATAGAAGGCCTTGATGATGCTGAAGATGATGCTGAGGATGAACATGAAAATGATTTAGAAGTGCCAGTAGAACCTGAACCTGTTGTTAAGAAGCCTCGTGAACCCTCATTGTCTACCAAGGAAACTGAAAAGCAACTTTCGAAGAAGGAATTGAAGAAAAAAGAGCTTGAGGAGCTTGAAGCTGTTTTAGCAGAGCTAGGATTGCAAAAAGAACCCGGAAGCCAGGCTGACTCCCATG GTGTTGAGAAGGTAGAGGATCGCAATGGTGAGTTAGAAAAGAAGGAGAATGCCACCGGTGAAAGCAAAAatgcaaagaagaagaagaagaaggacaaatcttctaaggagcaGAAAGAATCGCAAGACCAGCCTGATTCTGTGGCTGATGGAAAGACAACTACTGAAATTGCTGGAACGGGGAAGGCAGAGGATGCACCTGTAACCGACGTGAAAGAGCGACTTAAGAAAGTTGCTTCtgtgaagaagaaaaaatcaaGTAAGGAGATGGATGCTGGTGCAAGGGCTGCTGCTAGTGAGGCTGCTGCTAGGAGTGCAAGGCTTGCCGCCGCAAAGAAAAAAGATAAGGCGACTCACTACAATCAGCAGCCTGTGCGGTAA